Part of the Arthrobacter globiformis genome is shown below.
GTGGGCGCGTCGAGCATGTCCACCTGCCAAGTCTGTTCCGGGACCTGCCCGTTGAGTCCGTAGGTGCCCGCAATGACGGCAATCCGGGCGGCATCGGTCTGCAGGATGAGGATGCCCTTGGACTCGGCCTGCGTACGGTAGGAGCCGGTGTGCTGCAGCCCGGCTGTATCCAGCACATCCAGTGTCCTGGCGAGGCCCTCGGTGCCTTGGTCGATGGTGTGGTTGCTGGCCGTGGTGCAGGCACGGTAGCCGACCGATTTGGCGGCAGCGGCAATCTGCGGCGGGACGTTGAAGGAAGGGTAGGCGGAGAAGGGGCCCCCGGGCAGGGCCACCGGCGTTTCCTGGTGGCAGATGGCTATGTCGCTTTGTTCGATGTAGCGCCTCTGCCCTTCCAGCAGCGGACCGAAGTCCAGTCCCTTGACCCCGCCGGCGACGGCATCTTCGTGGGCCTGTTGCCACAGCTGGGTGTGCACCAGCATGTCACCGGTGACCAGGATGGACGTGCAGCGGACGGCCGTGCACGCGGGACCGACACCCGGGGTGGGGGTCGCTGCGGCGCTCGGTGTGGGGTCGGCCGTCGACGTCGGAGCTTCACTGCTCCCAGCGCTGGACTGCGCTGCCGGGCTTGAGGGCTGTCCGGCCGCGCTGGCAGGCTGGCT
Proteins encoded:
- a CDS encoding CapA family protein, producing MGNNNVSGRALQAAAAALLMAGLASCGVAAEQARPQPGNESGSQSGSQPASAAGQPSSPAAQSSAGSSEAPTSTADPTPSAAATPTPGVGPACTAVRCTSILVTGDMLVHTQLWQQAHEDAVAGGVKGLDFGPLLEGQRRYIEQSDIAICHQETPVALPGGPFSAYPSFNVPPQIAAAAKSVGYRACTTASNHTIDQGTEGLARTLDVLDTAGLQHTGSYRTQAESKGILILQTDAARIAVIAGTYGLNGQVPEQTWQVDMLDAPTMIAKAKEARKLGADIVLAAVHAGDEYASAPNAQQLEVAHALADSGQFTMIYGHHTHSVLPVENYKGTWIAYGLGNGVTELSPTYVVNNEGLLLRAQFNQDSAGNWTAADVAWAPSVIVSAPYRWCSVAADAPQGVCASPAADADTRLRTKQVVESMGAAQAGARELLVTKER